GCCTGCGGAAATGATGATAATGTAACTCATGCTGGTTCATGTAAATCTGAGTACACCAAAAACCTTCACCTCATGGATGACTTCCTGGAAATGGAGAAATTAGCATACCAATCTCATGGATCACATGAAGCTGTTTCAAGTACAGATATAGGCAGTACCCCCGCCCGAACATGCAAGCCAAGTAGGTTCAGTTGAAGTCCACACAAGCACAGACAGTCCATTTAAAGATGGACTTGCATCTGAGTATCAAGTGGTCTCTAAAGAAGATTCAGCTGTTGCAGAGCCTCAACCCCAAGCGGATCGACTTTTCTATGTGAAGCTCAAATCAGAATTATCTAGAGTGATTGAGTCAGTGTCAAAGGAGAAAGATATGGAAAAGGTTATAGTGGATGTTAGACATATTATGCAGGATATGTTTGATGCTTCGCAGCCCCAACTACGGAACAAGAAATGTTCACTGGAGGAGTTTGAGGAATTGAAAACGAACAAGGATAATTTGGCTGTGGAACTTGCTACATGCACAGAAAAGTATGAAAGTACTAAGATACAGTTGCTGGAAGCAGAACAGCTTCTTGCTGATGTTACGTTACAGTTAACGTCAGCCCAAAAATGCAACAGCTTGGCTGAGACACAGCTGAAATGCATGACAGAATCCCACAAATCACTCGAAAAAAGGGCAGAGGAATTACAAACTGAAGTTAAACTTCTTCAAGGGAAAATAGGAAATTTGGACCTTGAGCTGCAAGAGGTCATCAGGATGCACTTAACAGATGCAATGATCTCTTAGACCAGCTCCAAAGGtaatgatcaaaataaatatgcgCATATCATCGTATTAGCCCATTGTTAAGCAAAGGAAACTAGTTTATTGTTGACACTTGATATACATCACATATGTTCTAGCTGTCTGTTTTTTGCATAGTTGCTCTAACAAATACTAAAGGATTATTAGTCATCGTCTCTAACTCGTCACTGCCTTGTCTTGTTATCTCTATTTCAGGATTGAACTCATGCAAATTATGCAATAGCTGACGATGACAAGTCTAGCCAGATACAAAATTTTGGTGCTTTACAATAGGCATTTGCAGCTACCAATATGACCTGTTTGAGTAATGTTCAGATTGCATATAGTTAAAATTCTATGGATAAAAACAAATGAATAGATCGAAGCTTTGCATCCTCTCTCACTTTCCCTCAAAAGATCGAAGCCTCAATCGTGGAAGAATCAAGAACGAACGGCATGATGTATGCACGTGGAACGGATAACACACGCTCGTTCTATCTGAACAAAGCAGGCTCAGTCGATTCTTTTCCTCGAAAGGAAAGAACGCCAACTGATTAATGGTGTTTATATTCATATTTAGTTTTTTCTGTAAATAAAGATGATGACCCTTTTTCACCGTGGTATATATCATACTACTATATAGTATGATGTGGCTATTTTTACTAATAATTCATCATATGAGCATTGGAGTGGTAGAATAATAGTAGTATGAGGATAAACTGGAATCAAGATTTCGTTTTCTATTGCCAGCTAAAAAGTGCAAACACATTGTCCCTATATCTGTTTATTTCGTGGTCCTTTCAATGAAGTTAGACTGATTTAGTTGAGAGGACTGATTATTAGAAAGAAGGTACATTATTTTCGGACAGTTGATCATGCACTACCCCTTCATTTTCTTCAAATATTTAAGAGATTGAGTGTGATGTTTTACAAGTCATAACTACAACTGTCTTGCatcatattattaaattattttgatcATAAATCATGGAGTACTCCATAAGTAGTAATTTGAAAATTGTTGTTGATAGAAGAAAGTAGTGTAAGTTTTGAAGAAAAcacatttttttgttgaaacATGATTGTTGATTATGTATTAAGGTATAATTCATAAGTATTTAATTAggagagtgatcaattgctaacttactctctagttgctaactataactaatttaagaccatagaattttagaaatctagtggtctaaaatttatcacgtgtaattttcatttttattaattaaatcaaaaaagataaaaaaaaactaccaaattagggttttagatgaaatgtcaatacagtgttttgaaaatatcaacacaatgctttgagaatgtcaacacaatgcttatgtcaacacattgctttaagaatgacattttacatgtattatattgacatattttatatactatattgagatttgttgttgtacgaaaaaattgaaaattttcaaaaaaaaattcaaattttgacatcggaacatttgcaagtgagatctcgttagaatccatatgaaattatctttaatttgatatatgttgtgcgaaaaataatttatatcgggaaagttatatgcgttttaaagttatggatatttttcaaaagttagttacaactaatttgttgtaaattgatcttaatacccttattcatgttttttgttgatcgtattggcATTTCGGGGCTGATGATCTATGCCCTTGATTTAAATATCTAagggctattatttaattgtagttaacaattaagtattgagttagcaatataacactcccctatttaattatatatagggTCGCACTAACCGTCctcttaaattataaataagacCTATGGAATGTAATCAAAGGCAAACTTTAAATATTGTACAGCTTCAAATTATGATCTCCACCATTGGAAAATGTCAACGaatgacaaaataataacaataaaaaatgtcaacacaatgtcaactattgatgttgtgttgacactgtgttgatatttttcattGTTGTGCTgacattatgttgacattttctaacgatacagatcatagtttgaagtttgtacaatatatagaatttgcattttatcattGATCCCTATAGAATGCTAAGACCTATTATGATTTATTGAATCATAAAATAAATGGCGGAGAGAAGTTATAATTAACTCAATTATGTTATTTCATCTAAGGGTActtatgtaaatttttaaataattatcacGTTAGTTATGGTTAGTGAGCGAGATAATACGCAAGTACGCAACAATTTTTTTCGCATTATAATCATATCAATTATATCATCACTCTGTCTCTATGTCATCAAAAAAACATAAGAATTATTATATCAATTAAATGGAAACTAACGAAGTTCTTAAATTAAGGAAGAAATGAAACGGTTAATATTATATGGAGTAGAAGAAAACAATGTCCTAAAATTAAGGAAGTATACACGTGTTtgataaaattacataaataaccTTTTCATTAGAAACTTATACTAGTACAAAACTACTTGCCACGTGTCAAATTGACAAAACGTTGATCTAATAGTTAAATCAGTAGTTCTTAATTTTAGAATCGGTTCTTATTTAATCACTTAATTTCCTATGATATTATTAATTCCAAATTTGATACGTATTGATGAAACGAAGAATGAACGCAAATAAAATTCCAAGATACAGTAGAAGAATTGCAAAATGTACAATGTGTACATTTGATTTCACACCATCGatcattgattttaattttttttttaaatattagttgCTACATTCTTCAATTATACAACTTCAGACcttcaattaatgaaatatttcatcAACATGTCGCATATGCGACATTATCATATCTAGTTGTGACGTGACACGTAATGGTGAAACGAAGAACGAAAGTAAACATAGTCCCACGAAACGGGATCAATAAAAAAATGCTAAAAAATTACTTGTacctaattaattaatcatagaCGCTACATACTCAAAAACCTCTTCATCACATGGAATACTAAGGCCACTCCCATGATCAAAGCCAAACTCCTCTTCTGCTTGCTGCAAGAGGCTCTGAAACTGAGGGTTGCCTAGATACGAAATCGGAACGATGTATCTGGTTCTGTTCTCGCCCACGTACACTGCAAAATGGCCTCTTGGCACATCCATTGGCAACCCTTCTTCAAACTCACCAAAGCTTTCTTTCTTCACTATTCTTGTGCATCTCTTCATAATCTGCTTAATCACTGCTCTTTGTGACACTTTGTTGGATTTTGTGATGCCCATTTTTGGTTGGATATTTGAATAAATTGTAGagagaattttggttggatatTTGAATAAATTGTAGAGAGAATTTTGATTGTGATGAAGAGAAGTGAGGAAGAGTTCACCAATTTATAGTGTGGATTTTTGGGGAGGCAAAAGTAAATTGTTACCAACGCGGTCGTAGTACATATAGAATAAATGAAacctattttaaaaataaataaatttacatatatttatgttatttaatttatcatgagcaaattaagaaggtggtAGGCtgaaattaattgtaaattctgcaagaaaataaattatgggACCCAATTTCTCCTAGGAAAATATCTTTTCTCAACAAGTTTGTCCTTACCACTtgctttaattttaaaatagattacaataatattttataaattacttaaCCAAACTCTCACTGCGCCTGTTATAAAGGggtaaaattaatttaataatcctATTATAAGGTATTATCTaccttaattttttaaatatgatcataCTCCTATaactttaaatttaatttcaatgaTATTATTATTCTTACTAATTTATATGTACACTATTATTTCAACACTAATGTGTTGGGAAAGTCCGACAATCGTTGATGACTGGAATATAGTATTGATTAGACAAGATAGAATAAAACTACTATTATAAGTTTCGAAGTATAAAGCAAGATGGGCCTAAATTATCAAGTTTAAGGTTAGGGTTTTGTGATCACTACACATCAAACTGTGCTGATTTTTTGTGACCTCATCAAATTTAATCCAACTGCATTTTCCctcaaattttagtttttaaaatcAAGGGACTCACAAAAGGTGGAAATGAACAAAagattttactttaattaaaaaaGGTAAGGCAATTACAACACTATATGTCAAGATTTATTTTTTGAGTTATTAAACACACACGGCTTGTTAAAAAATGTGCATACTATACTGTTAGAGATATTTGTTATAAAGAAAATAGAAGTAACGTGGAAGATAATGTAATAGTGTAAAGTGCAATATGTAACGCGTGGGGTAGattgtatttaattattaaataacaaaattggAGGCAAATTGAGTTGGAATTGGAGATTCAATGTGTTTGATGCCCATTCCTTATGACAAATATGGTCCCTCCTATTTTATTACTTTTGTCATTGCCTTCCAAAAATACACTTATGCCTTGTCATTTCACCCTATCGAAACAAGCTCTAAAATTGTATTGATTGATACCAAAACTTTTAAATATGAATCATGTGTTATAGGCCATAGCTCAACTTTTAGATAGTTGAGTTATTTCGATTTATATGAATTCAGTAAAGGGTCATCAAAGTGATAGAGCTACACGATTGCCTCAGATCGATGCACAACTACGAAGAAAGCAACTAAGAATGTTATGGCTAGAAATCGAGATTAGAAGACACATTAAGTGCTAAAGCAACAAAGAACATGACTTAGCAACTAGCGTCATAGTTTTCGTTGTCAGCTACAAAGAGATCTTCCATACTCTGACACATCAGTAGAACAAGACCGATGTTTTGAGATAATGTATAGGTTTCTCGGAAAATTCTTGCGCGCTCAACGTGGGATTAAGGGTATTTTAAATCATTAGAATAGATTTAATATGGTTTTGATAGATGTAGTATTTTCCATACATTGGTCATGGGGTTGTGGACGTGTGGTGATGATTATTgactatatttatatattactccacACAGAGAAGTCATGCAGATTTTTATGTaacttatgaatttaattacaaataataattatgaagatattagaataaaaaataataccatataaattaaatacttaTAATAATTATGTAACATGAATATACGGCATAGAAAAGATAAGTGTAACATGGCGAGGAAAGTTCTTCCCCAACATGGATCACTTCAAGGGGTCTACCAATTAACTTTTTAGTACcacctttttcttcttcttttttggaTCTAATAAAActgattaataatttaaattcgAATAGAACTTTAAAAAGTCCAAAAAATTTCAATGCAAATGATACTATCGCATACATTCATACAACTTCAAAATTCGAAGTAAAAGTTGAAGGATGTATAATGGACATACATAGGACTAGAGGAGGCTAGGTATGGGTCAGTACGGGTGAAATACGGGTGAAATCGTTCTATCTCATATCGTGCCTAAATTTTTGATACTAAGAATATCAAGTTATTGTATCAATCTTTTTATCTTATCATTGATCGGTCGACCAAAGTTTTCAGTATATACGTCACAGTAAGTATTGGTATAACTGTATATATCGAGGGTTTGGCAGGACAATAGTGTATCGCATTATTTGAAATCGTTATCAATATCATACTTACCTAAATCTTTTTGTACAAtattgatggggtacggactaaacaagcccaacagcagtgacggcccatcagcccaaagcccaaggaagagtatgagttcggcattaccaaagagttcggcctcagcctacagctcggtaaaagccaaccaatcaagctctgctctcaagtcggcaccaagctctcagatcggcaaccaaagcagttcggtctcagtaagagttcggcctcagcctacagctcggcaaaagccaaccaatcaagctctgctattaggtcggcatcaagccctactctcagatcggcaaccaaagcagttcggtctcagttttcgaccgaacaaggagttagtggacccatgcaggatttccacgacttccaacatacccactaccacgtggcgtcaactcaggccacgatcttaggccatgacctacacgacctccacgacctagagtgatgatgtaagccacgatcttagttcaatgtataaatagaacttagatctggtagaaaagagttagaatctctctagagaaataatcatatagcaagtctgtgttgtaagctgtaattcgcagatcaagcaatacaaacctgcccccatttctccccgtggacgtagatttacctcagtaaatcgaaccacgtaaaattctctgtgtcgtaatttatttttacgagcattcatcgtcatcaaaaattcgccgattcatcactggcgccgtctgtgggaagcagagaaccaaatttgtgataaagcgaatttttgaccattttttcaacccaaaaaatgcataccagatcgcagagtacccgtattcccgcccgtgagaaccaggaggaagccaatccatcccataggtctggaaaacggCCTAGGGATAAATCTACCACCcgttctcatggcggaggaacaggccgctccaaaagccgtcacaccgagtcttcccagcagcccgatttgaacgaggctgtcaagctgtttttggctgaaaagcaggaggaattcttaaccttcctgcaaaaaagccaaaagcagccggaggcgaaaacggcggattctccctctccctccatacgagacagtcactaccgcagtagtgtcatgtcttccaggagagagaatcctcggtaccggaatcacaggagaactccaactcctccataccgaagagatgtcgggttcgccatgtacggagcattgaagactccgttctcggacgatattacccgaactcccctaccacagaactaccgaactccgtcgataacttatgacgggctagtggatcctcatgacttcttgggacgctatcaatataacatggcgaaccagggtctcaacgaggtccacatgtgcaagctgttccccgagctgctcatcgggaacgcaagaaggtggttcgatagccttcctcaaggcagcattagatcctaccgagatctaatggatgctttccacaggaggttctttcagaaagcggaagcccggattacttcggctcagctgctttctgtacgtcaaggtcgcgacgaaaagatcagcgacttcctgacgagattccataaggaatgcctacaagtagataatctcaatgatctacttgtcatttcggcattccaaaatggaatcctgcccggagctctctacagaaagctcgtggaatgcagtccgcaaacagctcaagagatgtgggacatagcggaccagttttctcgtgccgatgaggcagaccgtcgaaaacggtctttagaaagctcatctagagaagacaaaaagaagcccgatcatagcgatcagaggcttcctcgccgaactccttccccactaaaggagggatagcggtcatccgaggtgatcgaaaaagagcaagtgtgttcgcagattgcgcttaaaagtgccgagcaatcagttcggcaccatcaagcatagcaatcacagcagccggaatcagaggccggcgaaatgaccaaagtcacaccggagccgaactcgatggtgtacggcactgaagccatgattccggttgagatcggcatatccagtccccgaactcaatttctcctcagaaatgaatggtgacggactgggagccgaactagatcttgccgaagaaagaagagaattggcctgcctaaaagcagccaagtacaaggagcaagtagcccggtattacaaccaaagggtgaagaagctgcaatttcaagtgggagatctcgtcttgagaaacaacgaagtaagccgagcagaaaagctgggcgaactcgaacccacataggaaggtccatatcgggtgtcagaagtcctcggcgaagggtcttacaaattgactcacgcgtcaggagcacaagtaccccgaacatggtacgtttccaacctcaaaaagttccatttgtaagagacagtccggtcagtcagtcttatgtgttttctttgttttttacttgttcttgtctctacgtgcgttgagtctgtctatgtgagtgtcgtctcttacaaatataaCTGAagtatctcgttcttcaaaggctgatcccctttttagaacatacaagccaaagattgtgtgtcaaagcttctaaagaggatacaagaccacaattcagcttaaacaagcagttcgtctgaaacgagctgcaacaagccaacaattgtgagtcaaagcttctacagaagatacaagaccacaattcagcttaaacaagcagttcgtctgaaacgagctgcaacaagccaaagattgtgtgtcaaagcttctaaagaggatacaagaccacaattctgcttaagaatcaagcacttcgtctgaaacgaactgcaacaaaagtccgattctcgcgataaaacttgcctgaattaggacaagggaaagtccaatccacgcgataaaactcgccgaattaggacgaccaagttcggtcaaagcagttaacctcataagaccgaggacaaccatgtctagtcaaagaggtttactgcataagaccacttcggttaactgggaaagtccgatccacgcgataaaactcgccgaattaggacaagggaaagttcgatcccggcaacaaatcgccaaattagaacacaaaccaagtccggtcaaaagatgtttatttcatcagaccaaagacgagtccggtcaaaagatgtttatttcatcagaccaaagacgagtccggtcaaagatgtttatttcatcagaccaaaggcgagtccggtcaaagatgtttatttcatcagaccaaagacgagtccggtcaaagatgtttatttcatcagaccaaagacgagtccggtcaaagatgtttatttcatcagaccaaaggcgagtccggtcaaagatgtttatttcatcagaccaaagacgagtccggtcaaagatgtttatttcatcagaccaaagacaagtccggtcaaagaagtttacttcataagaccgaggacaagtacgatgaaattttttcgctaagctgtaaatacacagtgttagaagcgaaaacaaaatttcattttcaaatcttgttcggcacacaactccgctaccctacaagatggcgttacgctattacaaaggactattctactgtccagggttgctgaagttaagccacctatctgcaaaatcctctggaagccgagttcggttgttccgagcagatgaagaataagcaggtcgacgagatgctatcctcgacccaacgcctcttccccgagcccgagaagccctagcacctcggcggcgaagagtctcttcacgaagcatttgccggtgttgctcactcataaccacagctcctctgcgaacttcagtccgtcctcgacttgacgtctctggttgtccctgagttcgttgctgacttggagtagggttttgagcaagtgaatcagaggtttgagcgggagtactagcatctgttggcgggaaatgcctaaggaatctctcgattggaggacgccgggaaagaacgatgtcataccgagaagcccagcgccgcaatgatttcacaacttgttggcaagccgagctctccagcgcattgttcctccggagtacgtgatattcctcccacagttcgtcaactcgttcctgaacttcagagatggtcattcccccacgcctgcagatgaaatcctcatatgcagtcctctcggcgacggcagtgttcagctcggcctccagatccttcttttcggactctaagtccttattatcggcctccagcttcattgaacgagccaagagttcgtcattcttcatctggtcagctatagctcttttctcagcttcgtctaaagccgaagagtacagccgcttccagtgaagtacctccagctccttgagagttaagaatacaaagcagctacgtcagttcggcatttcagcttaccgagcaggtagtaaaccacaacaggagtaagagagtacgaaaggctatacgaagacacaagagcagaaagaagaattttttcattcataagaaaaaaatttttctatacaaggagggcttcaaggccattttacataaaggaagaaactaaactaagagaagggagacgaaatcatacttcgctagcttcgtctccaccttctcggtgaggttcagcttccttctccttatctgcttcagcttcagcctctgcctccttgctctccccaacctgctcggcgccaccgtagccgatctgctgcgtctcctgatcggcttccttctccggatgcccggcccgctcgacttcggcctcccgctccagcggctcggcctcaccctctccgttgtaagtcgaagcgggtgaaacgggtcccacggaggcaaagatagcctccaggttctcgtcccgatcagctcgacaactccggacttggtctgcagaaagcaggaccgaggacgaagcaagctcctcaagcaccggcagactctgaagccgagctgctatctcccggccgtacagcggcaggacgacttcaggcccctgctcgcccttatcggtaattagccttaccagatcaccgacaaaggccgagaattggtggctcagaaagagtttctccacgaaagcacggagaccctctccttgagcaaccacggcggcagcatccctccgtttcgtctgctctcgctggatgacgagctggtttttggcgaattgagcttcatcctgggccgaaatcctagcagctctggctttctcaaagtttgcctcagcctgctcggcccggtaacaagcagccgccaatttcctctgcatctcagcatagtcgttggacgctttggagagttcgacggcgacgagcttggagagcatgtcgttcctctgaaaatggataaggaaaaaagtcaacagagggcaccaaaaatacaggacagaagccaagccaaagaatcaagaagacaattcacctcggcgaagtccgtgggccataaaaatggctcacagatatgctccgaaggaggcgccaagaccacgtctttctctggcactctcgggggcttctgggtcttccccttcctacttgccgaagtggaccccggcttctttggatccgaagaggtcttttgcctcttcggattattctcggcatcaggcgccgagctggtagccttctctttctccggctcctcgagctcggaggactttcggatagccttattcagcatgaacactgccaaaaagcaagaaaacaaggttagttttcttcgttaaagcagtagagcataaagataaagagaaatcctcaccctcggcctcttcgtccgaagacgagatattgaacacgaggtcgcccttgacgagctcagtgtccgaatactgtttcctaatcataggaatcttattgagctcgccctcgagctcggccaacggttctaaccgagggtggggaatcacggacttcggccttctccaaggaaagcccggagccgaagtcctattataaaaaaagaaacggttttgccatttcggccacttggttttgcagaaggccctaaaaggctgtaaggggatcaagtaaaaccaagatcctttccttttaaactggaaaaaattaaggattgccctcagagacagatccttatctagcctacgcagttcggcagcaaaagccgataagtgcctccaagagttcggagtcacctgacctaaagggagttgaaaaaaatcaagaagctctacaaaaggcgggggaagaggaaaacgaagcccgcattctaagcaggcttcgtaaacggtggcataaccctccggcgggtcgttagccctatgatcatcgtcgggaaccaccgccttccccccgggaagaagatatttttcgtgtagaaatatcacggtgtccttactcaagacgctgtgaaagtactctacggtcttctccccggattccttccggctagaagaccccttatcccctttcctaccgctacccgactccgaagaagaagaagacatttttcttactttttgaaagcggaagaaaatctttcacgcaaaagatagagagtgcagaagaagccaatagcaaaggtgttcaaacgatgaagaagggaggtatttatcagattcggcgaagatttcaaaatcgtcacaccgtttcgaatcccaccttttcaggattcaacggccggattttactgtcgcatttaatgcagtcacgtgcacggcacgtcccctgacgtcagcctcccccatacctttatccagaatgccgaagtgactcgcttcgccgaagtgattcacttcgtctttcggggggggtagtgatggggtacggactaaacaagcccaacagcagtgacggcccatcagcccaaagcccaaggaagagtatgagttcggcattaccaaagagttcggcctcagcctacagctcggtaaaagccaaccaatcaagctctgctctcaagtcggcaccaagctctcagatcggcaaccaaagcagttcggtctcagtaagagttcggcctcagcctacagctcggcaaaagccaaccaatcaagctctgctattaggtcggcatcaagccctactctcagatcggcaaccaaagcagttcggtctcagttttcgaccgaacaaggagttagtggacccatgcaggatttccacgacttccaacatacccactaccacgtggcgtcaactcaggccacgatcttaggccatgacctacacgacctccacgacctagagtgatgatgtaagccacgatcttagttcaatgtataaatagaacttag
This sequence is a window from Salvia splendens isolate huo1 chromosome 5, SspV2, whole genome shotgun sequence. Protein-coding genes within it:
- the LOC121803290 gene encoding auxin-responsive protein SAUR50-like — protein: MGITKSNKVSQRAVIKQIMKRCTRIVKKESFGEFEEGLPMDVPRGHFAVYVGENRTRYIVPISYLGNPQFQSLLQQAEEEFGFDHGSGLSIPCDEEVFEYVASMIN